Proteins encoded by one window of Methyloterricola oryzae:
- a CDS encoding DUF502 domain-containing protein, with protein sequence MSAVSGGMKAVFNYFLIGTVAILPIFIVMQILFWLTNFTLHAVFNIKEWVGHYWMVAAVLLSVFALLAYIGHEIAKLRQSLIIRMFDLVIGRLPFINSVYRVTKKVIDMFRGQGDQHTREVVYVEYPKDGVWVPAYVTNRQGDRYVLYIPTSPNPTNGFTVILHESKVVKSSLNFEEVTSFVISVGADFPKAQEVTSLPR encoded by the coding sequence ATGTCAGCGGTATCGGGCGGCATGAAGGCCGTTTTCAACTATTTCCTGATCGGCACTGTGGCCATCCTGCCGATCTTCATCGTCATGCAGATCCTGTTCTGGCTGACCAATTTCACCTTGCACGCAGTGTTCAACATCAAGGAGTGGGTTGGCCATTACTGGATGGTGGCGGCGGTTTTGCTCAGCGTGTTCGCGTTGCTCGCCTACATCGGCCATGAAATCGCCAAGCTGCGTCAATCCCTGATCATTCGCATGTTCGACCTAGTGATCGGCCGTCTGCCGTTCATCAACAGCGTCTACCGGGTGACCAAGAAGGTCATCGACATGTTCCGTGGGCAGGGCGACCAGCACACGCGCGAAGTGGTTTACGTGGAATATCCCAAGGACGGCGTCTGGGTGCCGGCCTATGTCACCAACCGGCAAGGTGACCGCTACGTGCTCTACATTCCCACGTCGCCCAACCCCACCAACGGTTTTACCGTGATCCTGCACGAATCCAAGGTGGTCAAGTCCAGCTTGAACTTCGAAGAAGTCACCAGTTTTGTCATCAGTGTGGGCGCGGACTTCCCGAAAGCCCAGGAAGTGACCTCCCTGCCGCGCTAA
- a CDS encoding cytochrome C: MHNKTRMTVRSVQSAQADNALEWAIKFLLSGLLGKFGTLPSRILKAGVITSFVAMSLLSSSAYAAIAIASATWSEGALTVRGSSSARASISISNAATNQAIGQTSASRNGSWSFRTSLAQRAVPCSIRATSSAPADGSMAIAVSNAPSNCVGTGPTPTPTPTPTPSPTPSPTPSAVPNASINSTSTDILASVLNTVPQAPSTPVGTKGSYGILAVNDLGMHCVDNDTRVVNILPPFQVLLGQVVQKGGRPSLNPTGIDLFYSAAANPRDPSLGQNLLHGKRSDGTTFKTNFWWNVQQGGYDAFYPAGVTLSTSGLMAVDKGLPVPNTEKFYLETPGTLDISQQLMPGILSPYLANDAQKLNERYTNKPFFINFPFGYVADHVNWYEAAGIPMAPFDDFGRQNPYPLVKVQAKQGSNTLASVDAVLPVSAESSCINCHGSTQDVAASAPTRRSTVPIEALAAANLPVASSANDPDQSLPSSVSIEYGTDINILRLHDLKHGSRYVDPAGISKPCVIDGAKPNGDANCLTYQAYGVAESDRKPVVCQSCHYTPALDLLQVGPKNENGRNQLAHKSNSNVMHSHHGGLTEGGKPLFTAIPRALQAADGSISNQAERLQALEQNCYQCHPGKDTKCLRGAMFNGGVLCSDCHGDMKQIGNDFTREVSVDKPMPGALANTLKSDFYTNPETPRVPWANEPGCGSCHTGDATQSLAGEAGSLVNIKDHNGVVDNIRLRQAFLTGDAKATPIVPSNKRFAEPLIPGTSQTGKPNAGADNPQLYRVSTGHGGVMCEGCHGPTHAEWPVANNDANDNQTAIQLQGHVGFISECSTCHTSGSPAADTQNGPHGMHVVNDSRFWSEAHKDLAERENSQPGGGTCAACHGSDHRGTVLSRVPVDRTFRVEGRDRVVKAGQPVACDLCHSLDKSFDN, encoded by the coding sequence ATGCATAACAAGACAAGAATGACAGTTCGGTCGGTGCAATCAGCACAGGCGGACAACGCGCTGGAGTGGGCAATTAAATTTTTGCTAAGTGGACTGCTTGGCAAATTCGGCACGCTTCCGAGCCGGATCCTCAAAGCGGGGGTGATTACTTCGTTCGTTGCGATGAGCTTGCTGAGCAGCAGCGCCTATGCGGCTATAGCGATTGCAAGCGCCACGTGGTCCGAGGGAGCACTGACGGTGAGAGGATCCAGTTCCGCGCGCGCGAGCATTTCAATTTCAAATGCAGCCACAAATCAGGCAATCGGCCAGACCTCTGCCAGCCGTAATGGGAGTTGGAGTTTCCGGACGAGCTTGGCCCAAAGGGCAGTTCCTTGTTCCATAAGAGCCACATCCTCTGCACCCGCCGATGGCAGCATGGCGATCGCTGTCAGCAATGCGCCGAGTAATTGTGTCGGCACGGGTCCGACACCAACACCAACACCAACGCCGACCCCGAGTCCGACGCCAAGTCCCACGCCTTCGGCTGTACCGAATGCGTCGATTAACTCCACGAGCACGGACATCTTGGCCTCGGTCCTGAATACAGTGCCGCAGGCGCCGTCGACTCCTGTGGGGACGAAAGGAAGCTATGGCATTCTGGCAGTCAATGATCTGGGTATGCACTGTGTGGACAATGACACCCGGGTCGTCAATATACTGCCGCCATTCCAGGTCCTGCTCGGTCAGGTTGTGCAGAAAGGCGGACGTCCAAGCCTGAATCCCACTGGGATCGATCTATTTTATTCGGCAGCCGCCAATCCCAGAGACCCGAGTCTCGGACAGAATTTGCTGCATGGAAAACGTAGCGACGGCACCACGTTCAAGACCAACTTCTGGTGGAACGTGCAGCAGGGCGGGTATGACGCTTTCTATCCAGCCGGAGTGACCCTGAGCACGTCTGGATTGATGGCGGTGGACAAAGGACTTCCGGTTCCCAATACGGAGAAGTTCTATCTGGAAACGCCAGGCACCCTTGATATTAGCCAGCAGCTGATGCCTGGCATTCTCTCACCCTATTTGGCCAACGATGCTCAAAAGCTGAATGAGCGCTATACCAACAAGCCGTTCTTCATCAACTTCCCATTCGGATACGTCGCCGATCACGTCAATTGGTATGAAGCCGCCGGCATACCCATGGCGCCATTCGATGACTTCGGCCGGCAAAACCCATACCCCTTGGTGAAGGTTCAGGCCAAGCAGGGCAGCAACACACTGGCTAGCGTCGATGCCGTACTGCCGGTTTCGGCGGAATCCAGCTGCATCAATTGCCACGGTTCGACTCAGGACGTAGCGGCATCAGCGCCAACTCGCCGTTCCACGGTTCCCATTGAAGCGCTCGCCGCGGCGAATCTGCCAGTGGCCAGCAGTGCCAATGACCCTGATCAAAGCCTCCCCAGCAGCGTAAGTATCGAGTACGGAACGGATATCAACATCTTGCGCCTGCATGACCTGAAGCATGGCAGCAGGTATGTGGACCCGGCCGGCATCAGCAAGCCGTGCGTGATTGATGGCGCCAAGCCCAACGGTGATGCCAACTGTCTCACCTATCAAGCCTACGGTGTCGCTGAGTCTGACAGAAAGCCTGTGGTGTGTCAGAGCTGCCATTACACGCCGGCATTGGACCTGCTTCAGGTCGGCCCCAAGAATGAAAATGGCCGTAATCAGTTGGCACACAAGAGCAATTCCAATGTCATGCACAGCCATCACGGCGGGTTGACGGAAGGTGGAAAGCCCTTGTTTACGGCGATTCCGCGCGCGCTCCAAGCTGCCGATGGCTCCATCAGCAACCAGGCTGAGCGCCTACAGGCCTTGGAACAAAACTGCTATCAGTGCCACCCGGGCAAGGACACCAAGTGTCTGCGAGGGGCCATGTTCAACGGTGGAGTGCTCTGCAGTGACTGCCATGGCGATATGAAGCAGATTGGCAATGACTTCACCCGCGAGGTTTCGGTCGATAAGCCCATGCCAGGGGCTCTGGCGAATACGCTAAAGAGTGATTTCTACACGAATCCCGAAACACCGCGCGTTCCTTGGGCCAACGAGCCGGGTTGCGGTTCCTGTCACACAGGTGACGCCACCCAGAGCCTTGCAGGTGAGGCCGGTTCCTTGGTGAACATCAAGGATCATAATGGTGTCGTTGACAATATCCGCCTGCGCCAGGCCTTCCTGACGGGCGACGCCAAGGCGACCCCCATCGTGCCTTCTAACAAGCGCTTTGCCGAACCTCTGATTCCGGGCACGTCGCAGACAGGTAAGCCCAATGCGGGCGCTGACAATCCGCAGCTCTACCGTGTCAGCACCGGGCACGGCGGAGTGATGTGCGAAGGCTGCCACGGGCCTACCCATGCCGAATGGCCAGTTGCCAACAACGACGCCAACGATAACCAGACGGCTATTCAGCTTCAGGGTCATGTGGGCTTCATCAGTGAATGCTCGACGTGTCATACGAGCGGTTCACCGGCGGCCGACACTCAGAATGGACCTCATGGCATGCATGTGGTCAATGACAGCCGCTTCTGGTCTGAGGCGCACAAGGATTTGGCGGAGCGGGAGAACAGCCAGCCAGGCGGGGGAACCTGTGCCGCCTGTCATGGAAGTGACCATAGGGGTACCGTGCTTTCACGCGTCCCGGTGGACCGAACATTCCGTGTGGAAGGCCGCGATCGTGTCGTCAAGGCTGGACAGCCCGTCGCATGCGACCTGTGTCATAGCCTTGACAAGAGTTTTGACAACTAG
- a CDS encoding 23S rRNA (adenine(2030)-N(6))-methyltransferase RlmJ: protein MLSYRHAYHAGNHADVLKHVTLTLLFKALLLKEKPVCYLDTHAGAGRYALDSEKARKNREYETGIARLWQRTDLPAGVSDYVEAVRAFNVDGVLRIYPGSPRLVRHWLRPADRMLLCELHTKENAVLGDEFKGDRQVLVKAMDGYQALKALLPPKERRGLVLIDPAFELKDERNRLLQALQEAWKRWPTGTYAIWYPIQDLATLDWFHRQLKRSGIRKMLAAELRLFSEDLPLRMNGSSMVVINPPWHLEEQLTALGPWLHGALASGGEGGFRLQWLAGE from the coding sequence ATGCTCAGCTACCGCCACGCCTATCATGCCGGCAATCACGCCGACGTTCTCAAGCACGTGACTCTGACCCTGCTGTTCAAAGCGCTGCTGCTCAAAGAGAAACCCGTCTGCTATCTGGACACCCACGCCGGCGCCGGGCGCTATGCACTCGATTCGGAGAAGGCGCGCAAGAACCGGGAGTATGAAACGGGCATTGCTCGGCTTTGGCAGCGAACCGACCTGCCGGCAGGTGTTTCCGACTATGTGGAGGCGGTGCGTGCCTTCAATGTGGATGGGGTCTTACGTATCTACCCCGGCTCACCGCGGCTTGTCCGCCATTGGCTCAGGCCGGCTGACCGGATGCTGCTGTGCGAATTGCATACCAAGGAAAACGCCGTGCTGGGGGATGAGTTCAAGGGGGATCGCCAGGTGCTTGTGAAGGCAATGGACGGCTATCAGGCGCTCAAGGCCCTGCTGCCGCCCAAGGAGCGGCGCGGTTTGGTTCTGATCGATCCCGCCTTTGAACTGAAGGACGAGCGTAACCGCCTGTTGCAGGCCTTGCAGGAGGCCTGGAAGCGGTGGCCCACGGGCACTTACGCCATCTGGTATCCCATCCAGGACCTGGCCACGCTCGACTGGTTTCACCGTCAACTGAAGCGCAGCGGTATCCGTAAGATGCTCGCGGCTGAACTGCGGCTATTCTCCGAGGATTTGCCGCTGCGCATGAATGGCAGCAGCATGGTCGTGATCAATCCACCCTGGCATCTGGAAGAGCAGCTCACCGCGCTGGGCCCTTGGTTGCATGGGGCTCTGGCCTCAGGGGGGGAGGGCGGCTTTCGGTTACAATGGCTTGCAGGCGAGTGA
- a CDS encoding RelA/SpoT family protein — MKHSLYQFDLSSHSHEHLLEKLCAGFPQSETQRLTEALNCAVHARDHDLIKRPRGIDVAHILLGLRVDAQTLEAALLSDPWLRDNLDEREIGVRFGAEVANLVQKVNWLNTFNEYSETEIREPEQAELLRRMLLAVVNDVRAVLIKLAYRLQRLRMLKNQEDAVRYKIARETMDIFAPLANRLGLGQLKWELEDLAFRYLEPDEYRSLAKSLATNRAERENYVQGFIELLEKELKDNEIAAKVYGRPKHIYSIWGKMQRKHVALDDLYDLLAVRVMVDKPATCYAVLGLVHGRWLHIPKEFDDYIANPKDNGYQSLHTVVIGPEGRPVEIQIRTQEMHAFAEYGVAAHWRYKEGGRQDDALDRSINSLRRLLESKEDDRGLLEDFRAELFADQIFVLTPKGQVIRLRKGATPVDFAYAIHSEVGHRCRGAKVNGHIVPLTYTLKSGEKVEVLTAKQGGPSLGWLDPHMGYVRTPNARGKIRQWFKQQDHERHLRAGRAILERERQKLGIPALKDADLEELRRHFHLPRVDDLLLAIGRADISLAQLANTLKVPGVHSAPAPTVSVRKVPTELADTGQVTVQGIRNLLMHFARCCDPTPGTPIIGYVTQGHGVAIHRQDCSKILQLPSHKQLRLIDVAWGSDQAAFPVEIEVRAIDRKGLLKDVTHILAQEHINILRTNTVTNERNQGVVMDITIEIRDLGQLSLALDKICDVHNVLGARRKGSA; from the coding sequence ATGAAGCATTCACTCTATCAATTCGATCTCTCCTCCCATTCCCACGAGCACTTGCTGGAGAAGCTGTGCGCCGGCTTTCCTCAGAGCGAAACTCAGCGCCTCACGGAAGCCCTGAACTGCGCGGTACATGCCCGCGATCACGACCTGATCAAGCGTCCGCGCGGCATCGACGTGGCTCACATTCTGCTTGGTCTGCGCGTCGACGCGCAGACCCTGGAAGCCGCTCTGCTGAGCGATCCCTGGCTGAGGGACAACTTGGATGAACGGGAAATAGGCGTCCGCTTCGGCGCAGAAGTGGCCAACCTGGTGCAGAAGGTCAACTGGCTCAATACCTTCAACGAGTACTCCGAGACCGAGATTCGCGAACCGGAGCAAGCGGAACTGCTGCGCCGCATGCTGCTGGCTGTGGTGAACGATGTGCGCGCGGTGCTCATCAAGCTGGCTTATCGGCTGCAACGCCTGCGCATGCTCAAGAATCAAGAGGACGCGGTACGCTACAAGATTGCCCGCGAGACCATGGATATCTTCGCGCCCCTGGCCAATCGCCTGGGTTTGGGGCAGTTGAAATGGGAGCTTGAGGACTTGGCGTTTCGTTATCTTGAGCCTGACGAGTACCGCAGCCTCGCCAAATCCCTCGCCACAAATCGCGCAGAGCGCGAGAACTACGTGCAAGGTTTCATTGAGTTGCTGGAAAAGGAACTTAAGGACAACGAAATCGCAGCCAAAGTCTATGGCCGACCAAAGCACATTTACAGCATCTGGGGAAAGATGCAGCGCAAGCATGTGGCTTTGGACGACCTTTACGATTTGCTGGCGGTGCGCGTCATGGTGGACAAGCCCGCCACCTGCTATGCCGTGCTTGGACTGGTGCACGGGCGGTGGCTGCATATTCCGAAGGAGTTCGACGACTATATCGCCAACCCCAAGGACAACGGCTACCAGTCCCTCCATACGGTGGTGATAGGGCCTGAAGGTCGACCGGTGGAGATCCAGATACGAACCCAGGAAATGCACGCCTTTGCCGAATACGGCGTGGCGGCCCATTGGCGCTACAAGGAGGGCGGGCGCCAGGACGACGCACTGGACCGCAGCATCAATTCGCTGCGGCGCCTCTTGGAGAGCAAGGAGGACGACCGGGGTTTGCTGGAGGATTTCCGCGCAGAGCTGTTCGCTGACCAGATCTTCGTGCTGACGCCCAAGGGACAGGTGATACGTCTGCGCAAGGGCGCCACGCCGGTGGATTTCGCCTATGCCATCCATTCCGAGGTGGGTCACCGTTGCCGCGGCGCGAAGGTCAACGGACACATTGTGCCGCTCACCTACACCCTGAAGTCCGGCGAGAAGGTGGAGGTCCTCACCGCCAAGCAGGGGGGGCCCAGTCTCGGCTGGCTTGATCCGCACATGGGTTACGTGCGGACACCCAACGCCCGAGGCAAGATCCGTCAGTGGTTCAAACAGCAGGATCACGAGAGGCATCTGCGCGCCGGTCGCGCCATTCTTGAGCGCGAGCGGCAGAAGCTTGGAATTCCCGCCCTAAAAGACGCGGATCTCGAGGAGCTGAGGCGGCATTTCCATTTGCCGCGCGTGGACGACCTGCTGCTGGCTATCGGCCGCGCCGACATCAGCCTGGCGCAACTGGCCAACACCCTGAAGGTTCCGGGAGTTCACTCAGCGCCCGCGCCCACGGTCAGCGTGCGCAAGGTGCCGACGGAACTCGCCGACACGGGGCAGGTAACGGTCCAGGGTATCCGCAATCTGCTGATGCACTTTGCCCGTTGCTGTGATCCGACCCCTGGTACTCCCATCATCGGTTATGTCACCCAGGGGCACGGAGTGGCAATTCATCGCCAGGACTGCTCCAAGATCCTGCAGTTGCCGAGTCATAAACAACTGCGGCTGATCGACGTGGCCTGGGGATCCGATCAGGCGGCGTTTCCCGTCGAAATCGAGGTTCGCGCCATCGACCGCAAAGGCTTGCTCAAGGACGTGACCCACATTCTGGCGCAGGAGCACATCAATATCCTGAGGACCAATACCGTGACCAATGAGCGCAATCAGGGCGTGGTGATGGACATCACGATCGAGATCAGGGATCTGGGACAACTCAGCCTGGCATTGGACAAGATCTGCGACGTGCACAATGTGCTTGGCGCGCGGCGCAAGGGCTCGGCCTGA
- a CDS encoding GGDEF domain-containing protein: protein MMVSTSEDPQSYWQDKYLRLLKQGEAHQLEQEEKEQLLTRAVVRLTFAASGLDPALSPYLQAIRDVMRKELKTDELRRELEALMDALVRIPDCDQSEAVHSHAEGLLRFLQSSQLGLGDTKAVGALRERIESDAFVSEEQLFAAAARLIREQPPEAGKGLFGRILGGTSRASAGDEESLRQPLHGLLKSLKLPATLEKKRAQLIERVKQGDEGLPALMDASAALITAASEEMGKEHHALHEFLVALSNKLGELEDKTLELDNMDRQAMESRREHNASLGDELGDLRSAAREAGDLHKLKEIVETRLDLVAHQLDAHIITEENRFSENQQQLQEVTQRLKTLEQEADDLRNKLSHAYDLALTDPLTGLPNRAAYMQRIELEEKRWRRFRQPVTLLIWDIDHFKKINDRFGHSSGDKALSFIGRLLISSVRATDFVARYGGEEFVMLLVGSDEADALSVAQEIRKRVETCEFTTMGKPVEITVSCGITQFKGQDTYLDVFERADQALYQAKRKGRNRCELAPLHV, encoded by the coding sequence ATGATGGTTTCGACCAGTGAAGACCCGCAATCCTACTGGCAAGACAAGTACTTGCGCTTGCTCAAGCAGGGTGAAGCGCATCAACTGGAGCAGGAGGAAAAAGAGCAGCTACTCACCCGCGCGGTAGTTCGCCTGACATTCGCGGCCAGTGGTCTGGACCCCGCCCTCAGTCCTTATTTGCAGGCCATCCGCGATGTGATGCGCAAGGAGCTCAAGACCGATGAACTTCGGCGTGAGCTGGAAGCCCTGATGGATGCGTTAGTGCGCATTCCTGATTGCGACCAATCCGAAGCCGTTCATTCCCATGCAGAGGGATTGCTGCGCTTTCTTCAGTCTTCCCAGTTGGGATTAGGCGACACCAAGGCAGTTGGGGCCTTGCGGGAGCGCATCGAGTCGGACGCATTCGTGAGCGAAGAGCAATTGTTTGCTGCCGCGGCACGGCTGATTCGCGAGCAGCCGCCGGAGGCTGGCAAGGGACTGTTTGGCCGCATACTCGGCGGCACATCACGGGCCTCGGCGGGCGACGAGGAATCGCTGCGCCAGCCCTTGCACGGTCTACTGAAGTCCTTGAAATTGCCAGCCACCCTGGAGAAAAAGCGCGCGCAGCTGATTGAAAGAGTAAAGCAAGGCGATGAAGGTCTACCCGCACTCATGGATGCCTCTGCCGCACTGATCACCGCGGCAAGCGAGGAGATGGGCAAGGAGCACCATGCCTTGCACGAGTTTCTGGTGGCTCTGAGCAACAAGCTGGGGGAGTTGGAAGACAAGACGCTCGAACTGGACAACATGGACCGCCAGGCGATGGAAAGCCGTCGCGAGCACAACGCTTCCCTCGGTGACGAATTGGGAGACCTGCGCTCAGCCGCGCGCGAAGCGGGTGATCTGCATAAACTGAAGGAGATCGTGGAAACCCGGCTGGATCTGGTGGCCCATCAGCTGGACGCGCATATCATCACTGAGGAGAACCGTTTCAGCGAGAACCAGCAGCAGTTGCAGGAGGTCACCCAGCGCCTGAAAACGCTCGAACAGGAAGCGGACGATCTGCGCAACAAGCTCAGCCATGCCTACGACCTTGCCCTTACCGATCCCTTGACCGGTCTGCCAAATCGGGCGGCCTATATGCAGCGCATCGAACTGGAGGAAAAACGCTGGCGGCGATTTCGCCAGCCGGTCACACTGCTCATCTGGGACATCGACCACTTCAAGAAGATCAACGACCGTTTCGGGCATAGTTCTGGCGACAAGGCCCTGAGTTTCATTGGCCGCCTGCTAATCAGTTCGGTGCGTGCGACGGATTTCGTGGCACGTTACGGGGGCGAGGAATTCGTCATGCTACTGGTGGGTTCGGACGAAGCCGACGCGCTCAGCGTCGCTCAGGAAATCCGCAAGCGGGTGGAAACCTGCGAGTTCACGACCATGGGCAAGCCTGTGGAAATCACCGTGTCTTGCGGCATCACCCAGTTCAAGGGGCAGGATACCTATCTGGATGTGTTCGAACGAGCCGACCAGGCGCTCTATCAGGCCAAGCGCAAGGGGCGCAACCGCTGCGAACTGGCCCCCCTGCATGTCTGA
- a CDS encoding NAD(P)/FAD-dependent oxidoreductase: MNVTTTQAAAIPQIVIVGGGAGGLELATSLGNSLGKRGQAEITLIDCSRTHIWKPLLHEVAAGTLDSHDDELDYLAQARLNHFRFVLGRMTGLDRERKQVLIAAIVNEQGEEIVPARSHRYDYLVIAIGSICNDFGITGVADNCMFLDTTEQAEQFQNRLLEAYMRAHAHGGVANEGELDVAIVGGGATGIELSAQLHQATRLLNAYGLDNVKPSDIKLHLIEASTRLLPGLPDRLSEATRQQLLTLGIHLHLGERVVEVSPQGVKTASGQFIPAALKVWAAGIKAPDCLQGVGGLETNRINQLLVKPTLQTTRDDHIFAIGDCCACPWPEKGPDATVPPRAQSAHQMASLVRKNLQRLLENQTLQNYRYTDYGSLVSLGKFSTVGNLMGNLMGSVMIEGALARLVYLSLYKMHQIALFGPVRVALLVISHFFRSRLRPKIKLH; this comes from the coding sequence ATGAATGTGACCACGACCCAAGCCGCGGCTATCCCCCAGATCGTGATCGTAGGCGGCGGCGCCGGTGGATTGGAGTTGGCAACCAGTCTGGGCAATTCACTGGGCAAGCGCGGCCAAGCCGAAATCACCCTGATCGACTGCAGCCGCACCCATATCTGGAAACCCTTGCTGCATGAGGTCGCCGCCGGCACCCTGGATTCCCATGACGACGAACTGGACTATCTGGCCCAGGCGCGGCTTAACCATTTCCGCTTCGTGCTGGGACGCATGACCGGTCTGGACCGCGAGCGTAAGCAGGTGCTCATCGCGGCCATCGTCAACGAACAGGGCGAGGAGATTGTGCCGGCGCGCAGCCACCGCTACGATTACCTGGTCATTGCCATCGGCAGCATCTGCAATGACTTCGGCATCACCGGCGTCGCTGACAATTGCATGTTCCTGGACACCACGGAACAGGCCGAACAGTTCCAGAACCGGCTGCTGGAAGCCTATATGCGAGCCCACGCCCACGGCGGCGTCGCCAACGAGGGGGAGTTGGACGTGGCTATCGTCGGCGGCGGAGCCACCGGCATCGAACTCTCGGCACAGTTGCACCAGGCCACCCGGTTGCTGAATGCCTACGGCCTGGACAACGTCAAGCCCAGTGATATCAAGCTGCACTTGATCGAAGCTTCCACCCGTCTCCTTCCGGGACTGCCCGACCGGCTGTCGGAAGCTACGCGACAGCAATTGCTGACGCTCGGCATTCACCTGCACTTAGGCGAGCGCGTGGTGGAGGTCAGCCCGCAAGGCGTCAAGACCGCTTCCGGCCAGTTCATCCCCGCGGCGCTCAAAGTCTGGGCCGCCGGAATCAAGGCTCCGGACTGCCTGCAAGGCGTGGGGGGGCTTGAAACCAACCGCATCAACCAGTTGCTGGTCAAGCCGACCCTGCAAACCACCCGCGACGACCATATTTTCGCGATAGGCGACTGCTGCGCCTGTCCCTGGCCCGAAAAGGGACCGGATGCCACCGTGCCGCCACGGGCTCAGTCAGCGCATCAGATGGCCAGCCTGGTGCGCAAGAACCTGCAACGCTTGCTGGAGAATCAGACGCTGCAAAATTACCGCTACACCGATTACGGTTCCCTGGTTTCCCTGGGAAAATTCAGCACGGTGGGCAACCTCATGGGTAATCTCATGGGCAGCGTGATGATCGAGGGGGCGCTGGCACGCCTCGTTTATCTCTCGCTTTACAAGATGCACCAGATCGCCCTTTTCGGCCCGGTGCGAGTCGCCCTGCTGGTGATTTCCCACTTCTTCCGCAGCCGCCTGCGTCCCAAGATCAAGCTGCATTGA
- a CDS encoding CYTH and CHAD domain-containing protein → MSKSEIIELPIPPRVPLNQLSESLEAQLPRSRVLDLKCSFHDTFDWRLFRAGLCLAGYTGSEDPRLVLRRLADGKVLAWQGEVREPPYFVWDLADQDLRELLDPVAEMRSLGEQLSLIATGALRVSEDGQTRLSLLHCRLASKIDTPGHPLGDWLLLEGRMEAGGPAALLMATLAQRYAIDTAAEPLILHALSAEARRPENPTPSPVLALDPAQRADSATRAILLRLLQAMEVNEPGLLDGRDTEFLHDFRVAVRRTRSALGQVKAVLPPRTVARFVPAFAWLGQITSLPRDLDVYLLGFEDLRAQVPPDLQPALEPLKELIKEKRVAAHRALARQLDSGRYKRLKLSWRRVLQASPPRRPRAANARRPIGEVADERILKVFRRVLKQGKAIADDSPDEQLHELRKSCKKLRYLLEFFQSLYPNDRIRALIKHLKGFQNHLGELQDLSAQIQTLYALGQELRSRRATEAETLLAMGALLGHLDRQRRKLRESFERSFKEFAGAENHAHYRRLFSGQRTRLQIPGETRE, encoded by the coding sequence ATGAGCAAGTCTGAAATTATCGAACTGCCGATTCCTCCCCGCGTGCCCCTGAACCAGCTTTCCGAGAGTCTGGAAGCGCAATTGCCTCGCTCTCGCGTTCTGGACCTGAAATGCAGTTTTCACGATACCTTCGACTGGCGACTCTTCCGCGCAGGACTCTGTCTTGCGGGATACACCGGTTCGGAAGACCCCCGCCTCGTGTTGCGCCGCCTTGCCGATGGCAAGGTACTGGCGTGGCAAGGCGAGGTGCGGGAGCCGCCTTACTTTGTCTGGGATCTTGCCGATCAAGACCTGCGGGAGTTGCTTGATCCAGTGGCAGAGATGCGTTCACTAGGCGAACAATTGAGCTTGATTGCCACAGGCGCGCTCCGCGTCAGTGAGGACGGGCAGACACGGCTCAGCCTGTTGCACTGCCGATTGGCCTCCAAAATCGACACACCTGGTCACCCGCTGGGCGACTGGTTGCTGCTGGAAGGACGGATGGAAGCGGGCGGTCCAGCGGCCTTGCTCATGGCGACCCTGGCTCAGCGCTACGCCATCGATACCGCCGCTGAGCCACTCATCCTGCATGCCCTGAGCGCCGAGGCGCGCAGGCCCGAGAATCCTACCCCCTCCCCTGTTCTGGCCCTCGACCCCGCTCAGCGCGCCGATTCGGCCACCCGCGCCATCCTGCTGCGCTTGCTGCAGGCCATGGAAGTGAACGAGCCCGGCTTGCTGGACGGGCGCGACACGGAGTTTCTGCATGATTTCCGGGTCGCCGTGCGCAGGACCCGTTCCGCCCTGGGCCAGGTCAAAGCCGTTCTGCCACCCCGGACCGTGGCGCGCTTCGTGCCCGCCTTTGCCTGGCTGGGGCAGATCACCAGCCTGCCGCGCGATCTGGACGTGTATCTTCTGGGTTTCGAGGATCTCCGGGCGCAGGTGCCCCCGGATCTGCAACCGGCCTTGGAACCCCTGAAGGAATTGATCAAAGAGAAGCGCGTCGCAGCGCACCGCGCTCTGGCCAGGCAACTCGACTCAGGCCGCTACAAGCGGCTTAAGCTGTCCTGGCGCAGGGTGCTGCAGGCATCGCCCCCTCGTCGCCCGCGCGCCGCCAATGCGCGCCGTCCCATCGGCGAGGTGGCGGACGAGCGTATCCTTAAGGTATTCCGCCGCGTGCTCAAACAGGGCAAGGCCATCGCTGACGATTCTCCGGACGAGCAGTTACATGAGTTGCGCAAGTCCTGCAAAAAGTTGCGCTATCTCCTGGAGTTCTTTCAAAGTCTCTACCCAAACGACAGGATCAGGGCGCTGATCAAACATCTCAAAGGCTTTCAGAACCACTTGGGAGAATTACAGGACCTGAGCGCGCAGATCCAGACCTTATACGCACTCGGCCAGGAATTACGTTCTCGGCGGGCCACCGAGGCGGAGACGCTGTTGGCCATGGGCGCCTTGCTGGGCCATCTGGACCGTCAGCGCCGCAAGCTGAGGGAGAGCTTTGAACGCAGTTTCAAGGAATTTGCCGGCGCGGAGAATCACGCACACTATCGCCGGCTGTTTTCTGGCCAACGAACCCGCTTGCAAATTCCAGGCGAAACCCGAGAATAG